From the genome of Edaphobacter dinghuensis, one region includes:
- a CDS encoding DUF1801 domain-containing protein → MKKTIPAESASVLIDAKIKELNDWRGKTLAKVRAIIHAADPEIVEEWKWMGTPIFSHGGIICTGETYKSVVKMTFAKGASLEDPSGLFNSSLEGNVRRAIDIRESDKIDEVALKQLIRDAVALNLEGKSKPKFRQASTKRID, encoded by the coding sequence ATGAAGAAGACTATTCCGGCAGAATCTGCTTCTGTACTCATCGATGCGAAGATCAAAGAACTTAACGATTGGCGCGGAAAGACACTCGCAAAGGTACGAGCAATCATACATGCCGCCGATCCTGAGATCGTCGAGGAGTGGAAGTGGATGGGAACTCCCATCTTTTCTCATGGCGGTATTATCTGCACAGGAGAGACATATAAAAGTGTCGTCAAGATGACGTTTGCTAAAGGAGCTTCGTTGGAGGATCCTTCAGGTCTATTCAACTCCAGCCTCGAAGGCAATGTCAGACGCGCCATCGACATTCGCGAAAGCGACAAGATCGATGAGGTGGCCTTGAAACAGCTCATTCGAGATGCCGTAGCACTTAATCTCGAAGGCAAGAGTAAACCTAAGTTTCGGCAGGCAAGTACTAAACGGATTGACTAG
- a CDS encoding DoxX family protein — translation MKEPRGMIVGFWISTVLFALQMSFTAYAQLRLPEVATAFAHLGFPAYFRIELSWVKLAGVAVLLVPMVPARLKEWAYAGFAITLVSALVAHLSVGDGVNAWGWAAGTGVLWGMSYFFWRRLQASPALL, via the coding sequence ATGAAGGAACCCAGAGGAATGATCGTCGGCTTCTGGATCTCTACAGTATTGTTTGCGCTCCAAATGAGCTTTACAGCCTATGCGCAGTTGCGTCTTCCTGAGGTGGCTACGGCCTTTGCCCACCTCGGGTTTCCTGCCTATTTCCGAATAGAACTCTCCTGGGTAAAATTGGCAGGCGTAGCCGTACTGCTCGTCCCCATGGTTCCTGCGCGACTCAAGGAATGGGCCTATGCGGGCTTCGCCATCACGCTCGTCTCGGCTCTGGTCGCTCATCTCTCTGTCGGCGATGGGGTGAATGCATGGGGTTGGGCTGCAGGGACTGGGGTTCTCTGGGGCATGTCGTATTTCTTCTGGCGACGCCTGCAAGCCTCGCCGGCACTGCTGTAG
- a CDS encoding SRPBCC family protein, translating into MSNSTESPRTLVMERVFPHPPTKLWRALTESPLLAQWMMSNDFEPVVGRKFQFRADPMPNWNGIVDGEVLVIDPLQRLSYSWGVGGSEGVGGLQWVVLWTLTPAEGGTHVRMEQSGFGPEQQANYQGAKYGWQKFFDGLERVLDGGAV; encoded by the coding sequence ATGAGCAACTCAACAGAGAGTCCTCGTACGCTTGTAATGGAGAGAGTATTTCCACACCCACCAACGAAACTGTGGCGTGCGCTTACAGAGAGTCCGCTTCTTGCGCAGTGGATGATGAGCAACGACTTTGAGCCCGTGGTTGGGCGAAAGTTCCAGTTTCGGGCTGATCCTATGCCGAATTGGAATGGCATCGTCGACGGAGAGGTACTCGTTATTGATCCGTTGCAACGTCTGTCGTATAGCTGGGGTGTTGGTGGAAGCGAAGGTGTCGGCGGCCTGCAATGGGTGGTCCTCTGGACGTTGACTCCAGCGGAGGGTGGCACGCACGTACGCATGGAGCAGTCAGGCTTCGGTCCCGAGCAACAGGCAAATTACCAGGGTGCGAAGTACGGCTGGCAAAAATTCTTCGACGGATTGGAGCGGGTGCTCGACGGTGGTGCAGTATGA
- a CDS encoding ArsR/SmtB family transcription factor → MVLKVKPANTNHVFRALADPTRRAIFEELTRQGEQTVHALTHYAGISQPAVSKHLTVLKRAKLVRHRREGRETHYCAQLNALAPMVDWLNLYGAFWRDRFDRLEALLERMDP, encoded by the coding sequence ATGGTTTTGAAAGTGAAACCGGCCAATACCAATCATGTGTTTCGAGCTCTTGCCGATCCAACGCGTAGAGCCATCTTCGAGGAGCTGACTCGGCAAGGCGAGCAAACAGTCCACGCGCTAACGCACTATGCGGGCATATCGCAACCTGCTGTTTCCAAGCACCTGACCGTGTTGAAGCGGGCAAAGCTGGTGCGACACCGCCGCGAGGGACGTGAAACACACTATTGCGCGCAGCTCAATGCGCTGGCACCCATGGTGGATTGGCTTAATCTCTACGGTGCCTTCTGGCGCGATCGGTTTGACCGTCTCGAAGCTCTTTTAGAAAGGATGGATCCATGA
- the eutC gene encoding ethanolamine ammonia-lyase subunit EutC, which translates to MSKSFAPPDPWQTLSRFTEAHVGLGRVGSSLPTEVLLSFSMAHARAKDVIYAPFQADVLTLELTDAGFLSRKVWSQARNRTEYLHRPDLGRRLAAECIENLHPLSHSARRLTIVIADGLSSLAAKEHSLVLLKILQPQLVEWELDEIMLATQARVALGDEIGAIRGAEAVVILIGERPGLTAVDSLGAYLTYKPYVGRSDAERNCISNIRLSGLSYEEAAFRLVYLLREARALGNTGVRLKDDSTFAQSKVVDQLKANNAACI; encoded by the coding sequence ATGAGCAAATCATTTGCCCCGCCCGACCCCTGGCAAACATTATCGCGATTTACAGAAGCACATGTTGGCCTGGGAAGAGTTGGATCGAGTCTGCCGACAGAGGTATTGCTGAGCTTCAGCATGGCTCACGCGCGCGCGAAAGACGTTATCTATGCTCCATTTCAAGCGGATGTGTTGACATTGGAACTCACCGATGCTGGATTTCTATCGCGCAAAGTGTGGAGTCAGGCAAGGAATCGTACGGAATATCTTCATCGTCCCGATCTTGGACGCAGACTTGCAGCCGAATGTATTGAGAACTTACATCCGCTATCGCATTCAGCAAGAAGACTTACCATTGTCATTGCCGACGGACTCTCATCACTTGCCGCCAAGGAGCATTCACTTGTACTGCTAAAGATATTGCAACCTCAACTTGTCGAATGGGAGTTAGATGAGATTATGCTGGCCACGCAGGCGCGTGTGGCTTTGGGTGATGAGATAGGTGCGATTCGCGGAGCTGAGGCGGTAGTCATCCTGATTGGAGAAAGACCAGGATTAACCGCAGTAGATAGCCTTGGCGCCTATCTCACCTATAAGCCGTATGTTGGACGCTCGGATGCAGAACGGAATTGCATTTCGAATATTCGTCTATCTGGGCTCTCTTATGAAGAGGCTGCCTTTAGGCTTGTCTATCTGCTTCGCGAAGCACGAGCGCTGGGCAACACAGGAGTCCGTTTAAAAGATGACAGTACATTTGCACAATCGAAAGTTGTAGATCAATTGAAAGCAAATAACGCGGCTTGTATTTGA